The Elgaria multicarinata webbii isolate HBS135686 ecotype San Diego chromosome 4, rElgMul1.1.pri, whole genome shotgun sequence genome contains a region encoding:
- the KCNK17 gene encoding potassium channel subfamily K member 17 — protein MCGGESNGKAPPGDASRARRWRIPSTPLLLLAYVGYLLLGSTAFWALESPVERGTAHLLLQEKWELLENYTCLEREDLERLAEGIIQAYQSGLYLKENTSLGRWDFVGSFFFSVSAVTTIGYGNLSPTTVASQVLCIFFALFGIPLNLVLLNRIGQLMLSGVQLCTFRLGEKFHWQRGAAVLTRSCALVTGLLLFFLLPPLLFTAIEGWTYEEGFYYSFITLSTIGFGDYVIGMNPERTYPGWYKNVVSLWILFGMAWLALIINLCISLLENSGGLCQCCKRNSKDVEEELIHGNPNICLGTEDGQNCSTKDTKPAGPD, from the exons ATGTGCGGCGGCGAGAGCAACGGCAAGGCGCCCCCGGGGGATGCCTCCCGGGCCAGGCGCTGGCGGATTCCCTCcacgccgctgctgctgctcgcCTACGTGGGCTACCTGCTGCTGGGCAGCACCGCCTTCTGGGCGCTGGAGTCGCCCGTGGAGCGCGGCACGGCGCACCTGCTGCTGCAGGAGAAGTGGGAGCTGCTGGAGAACTACACGTGCCTCGAGCGGGAAGACCTCGAGCGCCTCGCGGAG GGCATCATTCAGGCCTACCAGAGTGGACTTTACCTTAAGGAAAATACAAGTCTGGGCCGATGGGACTTCGttggctccttcttcttctctgttTCTGCAGTAACGACTATCG GCTATGGTAACTTGAGTCCTACCACAGTGGCTTCACAAGTCTTGTGCATCTTCTTTGCCCTGTTTGGGATCCCCTTAAACCTTGTCCTCCTGAACAGGATAGgacagctgatgctctctggtGTTCAGCTGTGTACTTTCCGCCTGGGTGAGAAGTTCCACTGGCAG AGAGGGGCAGCTGTCTTGACACGAAGCTGTGCTCTGGTTACTGGCCTTTTACTCTTTTTCCTGCTACCTCCGCTGTTGTTCACAGCCATAGAAGGATGGACCTACGAAGAAGGATTCTACTATTCTTTCATTACTCTTAGCACAATAGGCTTTGGAGATTATGTCATCG gcATGAACCCAGAGCGCACCTACCCAGGCTGGTATAAGAATGTGGTGTCTCTGTGGATTCTCTTTGGGATGGCTTGGCTAGCCCTAATCATCAATCTTTGCATCAGCTTGCTAGAGAACTCCGGAGGTCTTTGCCAGTGCTGCAAGAGGAACAGCAAAGATGTGGAGGAGGAGTTAATACATGGCAACCCAAATATCTGTTTGGGCACTGAGGATGGGCAGAACTGCAGCACGAAAGACACAAAGCCTGCAGGGCCAGATTGA